ATTAAGCTCCATAATGATATTTGACAATACTGAGCTTGTCGCAATTTTCTCATCATCAAAGGCTTTATATTGAACGTAATCTTCCAGTGATCCTTCAACAGTGACCGTTTTCGCATTAGCAGTAGTATGAGAGCCTGTGGGACAATAAATAACAACCTCATAACCTTCACTATTCAATAAATCCGCAAACCTTTCGATCTCCCTTTCAACTCCTCCTCCTTTTCCACTACCAAGCATGGAAACCGCAGTAGAAATTATACTAATTCTTTTTTGAGATGCGCTCATCAATCATCCAATTATAAATGCAATCACATTAAGTTGATTCTTTCAACCCTTACTTAGCACTTTAACAAGACAATTTATAAATGGTTGGTATGCACAAGCATTTCAGAAGCTTTTCCAAAATTAAATCAATATTTTATTCCATTATCACAATCAAATAAAAAGTACAGCTACATTAATCAAACTATAAACTCTAAAAACAAAAAAAGCCCTAAAATAAAATAATTTCAGGGCTTCAACTTTGTTATATCAATTTATCAACCTGTGTTTCTCAATGCTCCAGCAATTGCGTTGATCAGAAGAAGAATCTCCTGCAATGTCTCCTCCGATCTTGGGTCTTCATTGGCAGTTTCATCTCTCCACTGTTTCAACAATTCAACCTGCCTATCGTTCAACAAGTTCAGCGCCTGCGCTCTCAGCTGATTCGAGTAATAATGATTTGGTCTTCTTTCTTCGATTGGTCTTTTGAATAAAATTCCCAGAATCTTTTCTGTCTTTTCCAATTCATTCTCAATCAATCCTAAAATTGAACTTTTCACTTCCTCGTCTTCAACCAAGCCTGCATACTTTTCAAATATTGACTTGTCTGTAGCAGCCAAACTAGTATCGATATTCGTAAGAACATATCTCAATAATGGATCAAAATCCACTAACTCTCTGAACCTTTCAAACATCTCAGGCTTTTCATTCATGAATTCCTCTAGCGTCGAACCTACTCCATACCAACTTGTAATATTGAATCTTGATTGGTTCCAGCTAAACACCCAAGGAATAGCTCTCAAGTCATTCAATGTTCTTTTACCTGTTCTTCTCGCAGGCCTTGAACCAATCTTAGAATGCTCAATCGCATCAATTGGAGTAGCTTGGCTAAAGAACTTAATGAAATGCTCATGGTGAATTAATTCTTGATAATGCTTTTGGCTCACATGAGACAAATACTCCATCACATCTTCCACCTCTTTCGTATGCTCTTCGCTATTTCCTAGGAGCGTATTAGTTGCCGTTCCCGCCATTAGCAATTCCAAATTGTAAGTGGCGTTCATGCGGTTAGCATATTTTTGAGCAATAGTCTCACCTTGCTCAGTCAATCTAATATCATTTTGAAGAGCGCCTTCAGGCAATGACTTCATGAAATAATGCGTCGGACCAGCACCACGACTTATCGAACCTCCCTTGCCATGGAAAAATAAAATTCTAACTCCATGCTTCTCACCAACTGCTGTCAGTTTTGCTTGAGTGCTATACAAGTTCCATTGGCTAGCCAATACTCCACCATCTTTGTTACTGTCACTATAGCCGATCATCACCTGCTGCATAGGCTTGTCTTGGCCTTTAGTTCTCTTTTGGTACTTTAGGCTACGTTGAGTGAATGGATGAGACAAAAACGCGTCCAAAATCTCAGGACTTCTCTCCATATCGTCAATAGTCTCAAACAATGGAACTACCGGCATTCTACAAGCAAAACCATCTTCTTCCTGCACGAATAAACCTGCTTCTCTAGCTAGTATATACACTGAAAGCAAATCAGAAAGACTTCTTGTCATACTGATAATAAGCGAGCCTAAGCCTTTGGCAGAATACTTTTCAATGTAGTCTGTCAAGACTTTGTAACAATCCACAACTGCTTGAGCGTTTTGCTCCCTTTTCATCTTTCTATGCGTGAAAGGTCTAGCTGATGTCAACTCTCCATTAAGTATTGCCAATCTTTCCTCTTCCGAACCTTCGACAAATTTATCTCCCTCAAGTCCAGCCGCATTCATTAATTGCTGTATAGCCTTATCATGGAAATCTGAGTTTTGACGAATATCCAAATGAGCTAAATGAAAACCAAATGTTTGGATAATTCTAATTGCCTCGTTTACATCCGCATAAGCGATTTCTTCCGCTCCATATTCAACAAGAGACTTTTGAAGGATATCCAAATCTCTAAGCAACTCATCCTCATTCTTGTAGCAATATGAGTAATCTTTCAACTTAGTCGCATGCTCTCTTTCGATATCGATAGGCAACTTCATCAACAACAATCCGACAAACTGTCTGAAAGCCTCCCCTTTGTTTCTTTCTAATGCAACATGCGCGCTATCGCCAACTTGCTCAATAATTTCATCAACTCTGGTCTTCAACAAATCAGGAGCTTTTTCAAGCTTTAAAACAAAGCTCAATTGCTTAACAAGTTTCATCAAAGAACGTCTAACAACAATCAGAGCATTAAGTCTAAGTGTGCCGAGAGTTTCTTTAGTCACTTCAGCTGTAACAAACGGGTGTCCATCTCTATCACCGCCTACCCAGTTGCCAAAGCTATATTTTGGCAAATTCTCAGGCACTTTGATCAATGACTTGTCAAAACCATTGTACCTCCAAGCTTCATAAAATCTTCTATCCAAGATTTTAACCACATCTGGAAATACATTTTTCAAATAATGAACAATTCCTCTAAGCTCGTCCTTAAGGTTCGGCTTTTCTATGTAAATTTCTCCTGTTCTCCATATTCTATCGATCGCCAACTTGATATCTCTTCTCAAGTCCTCTCTCTCGATATCCGTATACATTCTGTTCTCACGCTTTACAAGCAACAAATAAAGCTCTCTGTGATGCTCAAGAATAGTCGCTCTCTTGGCTTCTGTCGGGTGAGCTGTAAGCACTGGTTCAACATGCGCTGACTTTACAGAATCGATGATTTGCTTGCCACTCAAGCCTTTTTCTTTGCAAAGCTTCAAGCTTTTTCCCCAAAGGCCATTGATAGTGTCCGAGCCATATTCGTCTTCACGCTTACGTCTGTGTTGCACAGCGCCGTTTTCTTCCACCATATTAAGTAGTTGGAAGACGATTGAGAATAATTGAATATGCTTATGATCCAATTCCAAAACATCCTTGTCAATTTCGTTGATCCAAGGGATGCACTTAGCGAGTTCAGCCTCGCCGTTTTCTTCAAGAACTTCCTTGAAGCAAACCAGCAAATACTCTAAGTCAATGTATGGCTTTCCTAAGTTGGCCTGTGTCTTCGTCAGTTGATTCATAAAATATATTAATTGATATAAAAGTTTGCTTTATTATTCATTAACTAAAAGAATATGACTCCAATATGTTTTAATATCTGCCACATCATTACGAAGTAATGACAAATAAAAAATCCATGTTTTCCGATCGAACACACAGCGAATTAAAAAATTTAAAACATCGCACTTGAAAAGCAACATAGATACACGATACATATCCCAAAGCATTGCTTTCCCTTAAGCACTTGACAAAATTATACAATCAAATTAAAATAAAGTATGAGCCGTCATGTTTTAAACATGATTCTCATCATAAAAAAACCCAATCGCAATGATTGGGTTAAAATTTTCCAAGAAATTAAAAAACTCTCACACTTCTTATTAAGAGCTCTCTATATTTAGTCTTTAAAAAGGCAATGAATCATCATCATTATCTTCAGTAATATTTATTGTCGGCGGCTCACTTGGAGGGGGAACATTTTGAAAAGGTTCAGATCCTCCTCCCATATTGTCTGGTTGTTGAGCTGCCACAGCCGTCACTCTCCACGCTTGCAAACTATTGAAGTAATTTGTTTGTCCTTGAGGATTAGTCCAAGCTCTACCTCTCAAATTGAACTCAACCATCACTTCGTCTCCAACTTTAAAATTATCCAAAACAGCGCAACTATCTTGTATAATTTCAAACTTTATATGTTGAGGATATTGCGGATTGTCCATGTATTCTATGACAAACTCTCTTTTCTTAAATCTATCTGACACTTGTTGAGTGTCGAATATTACATTTAGTTTTCCTTGAATATTCATTCTCGAATTGCTTTATATTCTTTATCAGAAAACAAAACTATAAAATAGAAACAACTTATTAAAAGATCCTTAAAAATTACTTTTCAATAAAAGCCGTACTTTTTTACTTTACAGTATAGGTAGTCTCAACATTCAAGCCAGGCTTCATTATGCTCAAGTCCGTAGTATCTTCAAAATAGATTCTCACAGGCACTCTTTGAACAATCTTCACAAAGTTTCCAGTGGTATTATTAGGCGGCAAAAATGAATATCGAGCTATAGCCGCAGGTCCCATTGAATTGATTGTTCCCCAAAAAGTTCTGGACGGGTAAGCATCAATCGAAATCTTTATTTTACCTCCTATTACAAGCTTATGAATCTTCGTTTCCTTATAATTAGCTGTCACCCAGATATTCTCGTCATCCACTACAGTAAACAATGTCTCTCCTCCTTTCATATATTGCCCTGTTCTGATTTTTACCTGAGAGATCGTCCCATCTATTGGAGAATAAATTTTTGTATATGACAAGTTTCTAGCCGAAAGATCCACGTTTGATTTTAACTTGCTGACAGTTGAAATATTTTTCTCAATTTGTTCTTCATTTACTATGATTTCCACCTTTAGCTTTTCTATTTGCTCTTTAGCAATATCCAAAACTTCTCTTGATGAAACGAAAGCCGCTCTATATTTATCATACTCGCTAAGCGGAATAACACCTTCAGCATACAATTGCTCATTTTCACTATAATCTTGCATCGCTTTCTTGAATTGAGCTTGCTTAGCTCTGTATTCATGCTGAGCTTCTCTAAGCTGTATTTTTTTATTCACCAATTCATTTTCAGATATCTTTAACTGAATCCTTGCCTCATCATACTTCCCTTGATTGATCTCCAAAGCCAAAATATACGGTATCGAATCCAAGGTCGCCACCAATTGTCCAGCCACTACTTTTTCATTCTCCACCACATAGACTGAATCCAAAAAAGCCTCTACCCTAGCAATAACAGGAATAATATAACCATCCACTTGCGCATCATTGGTTGTGACATGCTTTTGAAAATACACTGTCACATATGCGATTACGCCCAAAACAATAAGTATAACCACGCTAAATACCAAATAATACTTTTTATTTGACTTTTTCTTAGCTTCGGCTTCTGAGTTCTCCATATGAATCAATAAATATAACTTCTCAATGCTCAGAATCATTTATTGCAAATGGTGTGCAAAATTTCGAAACCCTCTTAATAATAATACTATTTTAAAAGATTATTCAGATTTAAAAAACGCATAAAAAAATAAAGCGGAAGGACTCCGCTTTATTTATTCAGATAGAAATTGTAAAAACCTAGCTCAAAAAACTATGATTAACCTTTGATTTTAAAAAGCCAAAAATTTAGCATTCTTGTATATATAAAGAACTGTAAATCAACGATTTTATTGTCTACCTTCTCACACATTCACTCAAATATTCTCAATATTAATGATGATGTCCGCCTGGCCCATGCACATGTCCGTGAGCAACCTCTTCCTCATCAGCCTCTCTGATTTCTAGAATTTTCCCAACAAATCTCAAATCATATCCCGCCAAAGGATGATTAAAATCCATCTTCACTCTCAACTGCTCGACTTTTACAACTTCAGCCAATAATTGATTTCCTTTCTCATCAGACATCGGTATTACTTTACCTTTCACCAATAAGCTTTTATTCAACTTTCCATCCACCTTAAAAGTGGACTTTGGTATCCACTCCATTTTTTCTTCATCATAGTCTCCATATGCTTCATCATAGGGAATTTCGAAATTGAAAGCATCTCCTTTTCCCATTCCGATCACCTTCTCTTCAAAAGCAGGCAATACACTTTGCACACCATACAAATACACCAAAGGCTTTTCCTCTGTTCTTGATTCATATTTAACGAATTCGCCATCTCCATTATCAACAAACAAATCGTAACTTATCGTCAAAACCGAATACTTATTCTTCTCTACCTTCATATTTTATAAATAAAAAAGGCTTCAATTAAATTGAAACCTTTTGATATTAATGATATAATTTCTTTCGCAAATTTACTGCTTTAATCCCACTATAAATATTCTAGTGACGAAAAAGTTAACAAATTCGCTTTCTTAAGAGTCAAGTCTGACTCTTACGGCATTCAAGCCTTTTCTTCCTTCTTCCAATTCAAAGACTATCGGATCTTTAGCTTTGACTTCATCAATCAATCCTGTAACATGCACAAAGTATTCCTTACCTGTTTGAGCATCAATAACGAAACCATAACCTTTTTCGTCATTAAAAAATTTAACTGTACCTTTATTCATTGTAATATTTAAAATTATATTGTATAGACAAAGGAAAAATAATTTCCGAGATTATCCACTAAATAGCGCAAAAAAATAAAATTATTTTTATTTTATGAATATTGACTTAATATTAACAAACTCTTTGATTCCGTAATGAGACAACTCTCTGCCGTAACCTGATCGTTTTACTCCACCAAAAGGCATATTAAAACTTGAGCTTGGCACTTTATTGACAAATACGGATCCAAAATCCAATTGGTTGGCAAAACCAGCCAAATCCTGCTTATTTTCTCCCCATAAACTCACACAGAGCCCAAATTTTGAATCATTGGCTAATCGAATAGCCTCATCTTTAGTGTCAAAACCTGTAACAGCGATCAATGGACCAAAAGTTTCCTCTTGAAAAGCGGGCATATCCTTATCCACAGCATCAAGCAGTGTTGGCGAATAATACATTTCACCAAGCTTCTCAAGCCTGCAACCTCCGTATAAGATCTTTGCTCCTTGATTCACAGAAGTTGCTATTTGCTTATCCAATTTATCTAGCAAATCCATTCTTGCCATTGGCCCTAGGTCATTCTTCCTATCCATTGGATCGCCTATTTTCAAAGTTTCCAATTTACGGAGCATCTTTTCCAAAAAGCGATCTTTGACCGTGTTTTGGATTAGGAACCTCTTAGGCGATGTGCAAGTCTGTCCATTGTTTCTCATTCTCGCAGCAAAAGATGCATTTACGCAATTATCCAAATCCGCATCTTCGAATACAATCAGCGGGTCCGATCCTCCCAACTCAAGAATTGTTTTCTTTATGTACTTTCCTGACTCCATTGCAACTTTGCTCCCTGTCAAATCACTGCCGGTTAAAGCTACTGCCTGCACTCGATCGTCGGCAATTAAGTCCTTGACACTCTCCACGTCTATATTGAAATTTCTAAACACACTTGGAGCGTTTAGCAGATTTGAAGCTTCGCTGAAGATTTCGTCCAATGCCTCCGCTGATTTTTGCACATTATTAGCATGCTTGAGCGCTACAGCATTGCCTGCCATAATAGCCGGCGCGGCAAAACGAAGCACTTGCCAAAACGGAAAATTCCACGGCATAATAGCCAATACTATGCCTAATGGGTCAAAAGAGATATATGCCTTTCCCAATTCGCTATCTTCAACCAGTTCATTCTCAAGCATCTTTGGTCCATGCTCGGCATAGTATCTGCAAATTGAAATACACTTCTTTATCTCAAGAACCGACTCTCTGATATTCTTGCCCATCTCCTCGGTAATTAGAACAGCGAGTTCCTCTACTTTCTCTTCCATGATATAAGCAACTTTCTCAAGATAAAGCGCTCTTTCCGATAAAACATACTCCTTCAACTGACACTGGCCTCTATCCAAAGATTCCAGAGCCCGATTCACATTTTCCTTATCCAAATACTTTTTTATCATTCAATCACAATCTTACTATGAATTCGGCTGCCACAGTGCAATGCTACTATAAAATATTCCGATATCAAATAAAAAAAGCTCAAATATAATTTGAGCTTTGAATATTTTTAAGACTAGTAATTTTCAACCTAAAATGGCGATGGTTCTCCTCCACCAAATTCATCTGGAACAACATTCGCATCTGTTCCACCATGTTGATCCACACTGTCATTCACTTTGCTTCCAAATGTGACCGTACCACTATTTTGATCAAAATTGTTAGCTCCGCTCACACCTGGAGGGAATTTACTGATTTCATTTCTTTCCATAGTGCCTACATTGCCATCCAAATCCATAAACTTTGTAAACTTACCAACAAATTTAAGTTTCACATTGTCAAGCGATCCATTTCTATGCTTAGCGATAATTACCTCTCCCATACCTGCTGTCGCTCCACTCTCATCTTCAGTAATCCCATAATACTCTGGACGATATAAGAACATTACCATATCGGCGTCCTGTTCTATGGAACCAGACTCCCTCAAGTCGGAAAGCTGAGGTCTTTTATCTCCTCCTCTAGTCTCCACCGCACGACTCAACTGCGACAAGGCAATTACTGGAACATCCAGTTCTTTAGCTATACCTTTCAAGGCTCTTGAGATGGAAGCGATTTCTTGCTCTCGATTTCCTTGCCCACCTCCAGATTTGGATGCATCACCAGACATCAACTGCAAGTAGTCGATAATAATCATCTGGATATCATGCTGTGCCTTCAATCTTCTACACTTGGCCCTTAATTCCAATATAGACAATGCAGGAGTATCATCTATAAATATCGGAGCATCAGTTAATTGAGCTGTTTTATGCACCAATTGTTCCCACTCATAGTCTGCAAGGTTACCTTTTTTCAGCTTTTCAGATTCCAATTCAGCTTCAGCAGATATAAGACGATTTACCAACTGAACATTGGACATCTCCAAAGAAAAAATTGCCACAGGCTTCGAGAAATCAACCGCCGCGTTTCTCATCACAGATAAAACAAAAGCTGTTTTACCCATGGCAGGTCTGGCTGCGATAATAATCAAATCAGAAGGTTGCCATCCAGCTGTAACACGGTCCAAAGCTGTCAAACCAGAAGGAACTCCCGTCAAGCCATTCTTCAACTCTTTTTTGGACTCCAACTGAGCAATCGCCTCTCCCATGATGGATCTCATATCCGCTACAGATTTCCTAATATTGGTATTCGTCACTTCAAACAATGACTGTTCTGTTTTATCCAACAGTTGAAATACATCCGTAGTATCTTCATAAGCTTCCGAATGGATTTCAGAAGCTACTTTTATCAATTCCCTTTTGATTGCTTGCTCAGTGATAATTCTGGCGTGAAATTCAATATTGGCAGAAGAACTCACTCTGCTTGTCAGCTGAGTGACATAATAGGCTCCTCCTACAAACTCAAGCTTGCCATTTTTTCTAAGCTGCTCGGTAACCGTAAGAATATCCACAGGCTCCGCTTTATTGAAGAGCTCCAAAACAGCTTTATAAACTTCTTGGTGCGCGTCTTTGTAGAAACTTTTGGGAGAAAGGATATCAGCTACTTTGGTCAATGCCTCTTTTTCCAACATCAATGCCCCTAGAACCACTTCTTCCAACTCCAATGCCTGAGGAGGCACTTTTCCCAATGGCATGGCCGCCGCTTCAGTTTTCCTGGACGATCCCGTCAGAATATTTTTATTAGATGTAAACCTATTTTTACCTTCTTCCATTAAGTTCTTGATTTATATACTTCAGATCCAATCAAAAGAGATTCATCGCGAAAAATCACTACATGTGCGCTTTAAATATGATCTGAATCAATAATAATCCAATTTTTTGTAAACACAAAATTAATAAATTTTAAAACTTTAACGTTCATTCCTCCAAACTATTTATTTGAAAGCTGTTTATTTTTAACTGTGCCCTTTTTATTCTATTTTTGGAGACATTGCTGATGCAATATATAGCGTAAAAACCTTATTACACTTCGAAATTTTTTTTAAACATGCAATATAATAAAAAACAGAAAGTCCACTTGATCGCTGTCGGAGGTAGCGTCATGCATAATTTAGCATTGGCTCTCAACAACTTGGGCTGGGAAGTAAGTGGCTCTGATGACAATATATACGAGCCCTCTGCTTCTAGACTTAAAGAAGCAAACATCTATCCAGACCAATTGGGCTGGCACCCTGAAAGAATCGTCGATGACCTTGACGCTGTGATTTTGGGCATGCATGCAAAAAAGGACAATCCTGAATTGCTTGAAGCGCAAAAGAAAAACATTCGCATATTTTCTTTTCCTGAATTCATTCATGAACTCTCGCAAAACAAACACAGAATTGTAATCGCCGGCTCGCACGGAAAGACAACTGTCACAAGCATCATCATGCATGTGCTAAAATACTTTGGAAAAAGCTTCGACTACCTTGTTGGAGCTCAAAACAAAGGCTTCGACGTGATGGTATCTCTTTCCGACGCGCCATTGATCATATTGGAAGGCGATGAATACCTTAGCTCCGCTCTGGATCCATCACCAAAATTCCTTCATTACCACCATCATATTGGCGTAATCACCGGTATTGCTTGGGATCATTACAATGTTTACCCTTCATATGATGAATATGTAGAGCAGTTTGTAAAATTCAGCGAATCTACGCCAAAAGCCGGCACAATAATCTTCAACAGATCGGATGACACTGTTCGCGATATATGCCAAGATCAGAATATTGAAGACGTAGCTTACACTCCATATGAAGCTCACCCGCATAAAGTCATTGACGGAAAAACTGTTTTGATCACTAACTTTGGAGATATTCCTTTGGAAATCTTCGGCAAGCATAATATGGAAAACCTTGCCGCCGCAAAAGAAGTGGTAAAAAAAGTAGGCATTACGGATCTTGAATTCTACGAAGCGATGCAACACTTCACAGGAGCTTCCAACCGATTGGAATTAATCAAGGAAACCGACGAGTACTCTGTATACTTGGACTTCGCTCACTCGCCATCAAAAGTCAGAGCTTCCATCTCCGCGCTTAAGAATCAGTTCCCGGATAAAAATCTGGTAACTGTGTTGGAGCTTCATTCATTCAGCAGCCTGAACGAGGAGTTCTTGCCTCAATATAAAGACACTTTGCTGGAGTCAGACGAACCGTTGATCTTTATCAATCAAGAAGTAGCCAAAGAAAAGAATAATTTTACAATGACGGATGAAGATATTGTAAAAGCATTCAACGATAATAGAATCAAAGTTCATTATGTCAAAGAAACTTTGGAAGAAAAGTTGCTGAACGACAATTATAAAAACACTAATATCTTGTTGATGAGCTCTGGAAATTTCGCAGACCTGCCTATTGACAAGATCGGAGAATAAATTAACTCAAACGCCTTCAGTTTTAGACATTTTAACAATCTAAAGCTGGAGGCGCATATTAACCATAAGGGTATCTTATACAAAGCACCAACGAAAAATGACTTTAAAACTCAAAAAGCCCATCGTATTTTTTGATCTGGAAACTACGGGAACGAATATTTCCAATGATAAGATTGTAGAATATTCATTCATAAAGCTTCATCCGGATGGAACAAAAGAAGTTAAATCCGGCAAAGTTAATCCTCTTGTAAGGATCCCTGTAGAATCCAGCCTTATACATGGCATTTATGATGAGGATGTAAAAGATGCCCCTGCCTTCAAAGACATCGCAAAATCTTTGGACAAGTTTTTGGAAAATTGCGACTTGTCCGGCTTCAATGTGATCAGATTCGATATACCTTTGCTAGTGGAAGAATTTTTAAGAGCTGACATCAATTTTGATTTAAGCAATCGAAAGCTTATCGACTCGCAGAAAATTTTCCATATGATGGAAAAGCGTAACCTAACTGCAGCTTATAAATTCTATTGCGACAAGGCATTAGAGGGTGCTCATGGAGCAGAAGCTGATACTGTAGCCTGCATGGAAGTTCTGATTTCACAAGTTGACAGATATGAAGGCCAAGAAATGTCAGATGCATTAGGCAACACTATTGGCACGATAGAAAACGATATCGACAAGCTTCACAAGCTGACATCCACTCAAATGGTGGATTTGGCAGGAAGAATGACTTTCAATCAAAACAATGTGGAAGTTTTCAACTTTGGCAAGCATAAAGGCAAGCCTGTTCTTGACGTATTGGAAAGAGAGCCTGCTTATTATGATTGGATGATGCGTGGCGATTTCCCTCTCGATACCAAAAGAAAATTGACAGAAATAAAGCTTAGATCCTTCAACAGAGGACGCAACTAATAAATTCAAGCCTCATATAATCTATGGGGCTTCTTTATACCTAAAACAAAATCTCAACCCTTTTCAAAATGACTCTTTCAAAAACTGCCTATAAGTGGCTTTCACTATTTCTTATCTGCATTTTTTTATTCCAATGCAAAAGCTCGAATATCAGCGTAAAACAGTACTCAACACGAGACCAATACCAATCCGCCATATCCGACGCTATGCAACCTGATTCGAGCAAAATTTATTCACAATTAATTCAAATTAATCCAGATAATCATAACCTGACATGGAAGGATATCAATGGTGAAAAACATCTGCTTGTTGTTACGTGGAAATACAACAAATCTTACTACGAGCCATACCTTGACTCCGCAAGCTACAATACAGGAAATTATGAGATTTGGGTAACGGCTTCTCCTGAACTCAAGCAGAGAATGAATCAGATAAGTTATGATAATGAAGACCAAAGGCTAAAGGAGCTGCTAGGTCTACCTCCCAACTCTGAATATCGTTACTTCATTGAATTTTGGGTTAAAGAAGATGATTTGTTCAGACCTTGTC
The Aureibacter tunicatorum DNA segment above includes these coding regions:
- a CDS encoding exonuclease domain-containing protein, yielding MTLKLKKPIVFFDLETTGTNISNDKIVEYSFIKLHPDGTKEVKSGKVNPLVRIPVESSLIHGIYDEDVKDAPAFKDIAKSLDKFLENCDLSGFNVIRFDIPLLVEEFLRADINFDLSNRKLIDSQKIFHMMEKRNLTAAYKFYCDKALEGAHGAEADTVACMEVLISQVDRYEGQEMSDALGNTIGTIENDIDKLHKLTSTQMVDLAGRMTFNQNNVEVFNFGKHKGKPVLDVLEREPAYYDWMMRGDFPLDTKRKLTEIKLRSFNRGRN
- a CDS encoding UDP-N-acetylmuramate--L-alanine ligase, with translation MQYNKKQKVHLIAVGGSVMHNLALALNNLGWEVSGSDDNIYEPSASRLKEANIYPDQLGWHPERIVDDLDAVILGMHAKKDNPELLEAQKKNIRIFSFPEFIHELSQNKHRIVIAGSHGKTTVTSIIMHVLKYFGKSFDYLVGAQNKGFDVMVSLSDAPLIILEGDEYLSSALDPSPKFLHYHHHIGVITGIAWDHYNVYPSYDEYVEQFVKFSESTPKAGTIIFNRSDDTVRDICQDQNIEDVAYTPYEAHPHKVIDGKTVLITNFGDIPLEIFGKHNMENLAAAKEVVKKVGITDLEFYEAMQHFTGASNRLELIKETDEYSVYLDFAHSPSKVRASISALKNQFPDKNLVTVLELHSFSSLNEEFLPQYKDTLLESDEPLIFINQEVAKEKNNFTMTDEDIVKAFNDNRIKVHYVKETLEEKLLNDNYKNTNILLMSSGNFADLPIDKIGE